The Epinephelus lanceolatus isolate andai-2023 chromosome 8, ASM4190304v1, whole genome shotgun sequence genome includes a window with the following:
- the LOC117258871 gene encoding uncharacterized protein LOC117258871: MMTDCQTRWGSTQKIGPFPPQELRDRKTRQLLPSWQDLDDLESLNKALSPLQDFTNALSAEQYVSISYLKPVLHLLNTSVLAEEAEDSDLTKSLKAKILSYLNEKYQATQDLLNITTFLDPRFRTKYMCTEETRTIKERVISEVMAVQQQPEVQHTIAMEEDSLDVDSPPTAKAKKKTLASFFQNSMHTPTTASASTTFDPMAQCSEEVATELNTYTYMPCWP, encoded by the exons ATGATGACAGACTGCCAGACACGATGGGGATCCACACAGaaaataggcccgtttccaccacaggaacttcggg ACCGCAAAACGCGACAGCTACTGCCCTCATGGCAAGACCTGGACGACCTGGAATCTTTAAACAAGGCTCTCAGCCCACTCCAAGACTTCACCAATGCTTTGTCAGCTGAACAGTACGTAAGCATATCATACCTGAAACCTGTTCTCCATCTTCTGAACACCTCAGTACTGGCTGAAGAGGCAGAGGACAGTGACCTGACCAAATCACTGAAAGCAAAAATCCTCAGCTACCTCAATGAAAAATATCAAGCCACACAGGACCTGCTGAACATCACAACATTCCTTGACCCCAGGTTCCGAACAAAATACATGTGTACAGAAGAGACGAGGACCATAAAGGAACGAGTGATCTCTGAG GTGATGGCAgttcagcagcagcctgaagtgCAGCACACCATAGCAATGGAGGAGGATAGCTTGGATGTGGACAGTCCACCTACAGCTAAAGCCAAGAAGAAAACTTTAGCCAGTTTCTTCCAGAACAGCATGCACACGCCAACAACAGCATCAGCATCAACCACCTTTGATCCCATGGCACAGTGTAGTGAAGAAGTGGCTACTGAACTCAATACATACACTTACATGCCCTGTTGGCCATGA